From a single Nicotiana tomentosiformis chromosome 2, ASM39032v3, whole genome shotgun sequence genomic region:
- the LOC104090779 gene encoding L-type lectin-domain containing receptor kinase S.4-like, which produces MVSCLIFLCPIICFSILVSSEVDEFIYTRFNEPNNNNISLSGVAEIAQNGFLQLTNDTSRLMGHAFYSSPFHFKNSSNNSTAFSFSTCFAFAIVPEYPKLGGHGLVFTVSHSKDFSTALPSQYLGLLNASDVGNFSNHIFAVEFDTVRDFEFGDINDNHVGVNLNSLQSNMSAAAAYYKDNESVKEDLNLKSGKIILAWIEYDSVKKLVNVTLSPTSLKPKIPLFSYHLDLSPILKETMYVGFSASTGLLASSHYILGWSFKLNGEAKFLDLDSLPSLPGAKKKHTGLIIVISIAAAVFALSSILVAIYLIWRFKNADVIEPWELEIGPHRYSYQELKQATKGFKDSELLGRGGFGKVYKGILRNSKTQIAVKRISHESKQGLKEFVSEIASIGRLRHRNLVQLLGWCRRRGDLLLVYDFMPNGSLDNFLFDQPKLVLTWEQRFKIIKGVASGLLYLHEGYEQVVVHRDVKASNVLLDGELNGKLGDFGLARLYEHGSNPCTTRVVGTLGYLAPELPRTGRATTSSDVFAFGALLLEVVCGRRPIEPKAEPQEFVLVDLVWDKWREGKILEVVDYRLKGEFDENEVLMVLKLGLMCSNNQPLARPSIRQVVRYLEGEILMPEAPTGQNADDGELGFDETERWNSLGSTNIIKSSSFTCLSNADEDGNFASFSTSPLPLLYSGEVPRY; this is translated from the coding sequence ATGGTAAGTTGTCTTATATTCCTCTGCCCCATCATTTGTTTCTCAATTCTTGTTTCATCTGAGGTTGATGAATTCATATATACAAGATTCAATGAACCAAATAACAACAACATAAGCTTGAGTGGAGTTGCAGAAATAGCCCAAAATGGGTTTCTTCAGCTAACCAATGACACAAGTAGACTAATGGGCCATGCCTTTTATTCTTCACCTTTCCACTTCAAGAACTCCAGTAATAATAGTACCGCCTTCTCTTTCTCAACATGTTTTGCTTTCGCTATCGTCCCTGAATATCCAAAACTAGGTGGCCATGGCTTAGTATTCACTGTTTCTCACTCAAAAGATTTTAGTACAGCTCTTCCAAGTCAGTATTTAGGCCTGCTTAATGCAAGTGATGTTGGTAATTTCTCTAATCACATTTTTGCTGTTGAATTCGACACGGTACGAGATTTTGAGTTCGGAGATATTAATGATAACCATGTTGGTGTCAACCTCAACAGTTTACAGTCCAATATGTCTGCTGCAGCTGCTTACTATAAGGATAATGAGTCAGTGAAAGAAGATTTGAATCTCAAAAGTGGAAAGATTATTCTTGCTTGGATAGAATATGATTCTGTCAAGAAATTAGTTAATGTTACTCTTTCACCAACTTCTTTAAAACCCAAAATTCCTCTTTTCTCTTATCATTTAGACctctctccaattctcaaggaaACTATGTATGTTGGCTTCTCTGCTTCTACTGGTTTGCTTGCAAGTTCACATTACATTTTAGGTTGGAGTTTTAAGTTAAATGGAGAAGCTAAATTTTTAGACTTGGATTCTTTGCCATCACTTCCTGGAGCCAAGAAGAAACACACTGGCTTAATTATAGTCATCTCAATTGCTGCAGCTGTTTTCGCGTTAAGCTCGATCTTGGTTGCTATTTATTTAATCTGGAGGTTCAAGAATGCTGATGTAATAGAGCCTTGGGAGCTTGAGATTGGTCCTCACAGATATTCTTACCAAGAACTCAAGCAAGCTACTAAAGGTTTTAAGGACAGTGAACTACTCGGGCGTGGCGGATTTGGTAAAGTTTACAAGGGTATTTTACGAAATTCAAAAACACAAATTGCCGTGAAGCGCATTTCGCATGAATCTAAACAAGGTTTGAAGGAATTTGTGTCTGAAATTGCCAGCATTGGAAGACTCCGTCATAGGAATTTGGTGCAATTGCTAGGGTGGTGTAGGCGTCGTGGTGATTTGTTGCTTGTGTATGATTTTATGCCTAATGGAAGCTTGGATAACTTCTTGTTTGATCAGCCCAAATTGGTATTGACATGGGAACAAAGGTTCAAGATAATCAAAGGGGTTGCTTCTGGTTTACTATATTTACATGAAGGCTATGAACAAGTTGTGGTACATCGAGACGTTAAGGCTAGTAATGTGCTACTAGACGGTGAATTAAACGGAAAGCTTGGGGATTTTGGACTAGCAAGATTATATGAGCACGGATCAAATCCGTGCACGACTAGGGTGGTAGGCACATTGGGGTACCTTGCACCAGAATTGCCAAGAACAGGACGGGCCACTACGAGTTCTGATGTGTTTGCCTTTGGTGCTTTGTTACTCGAGGTAGTCTGTGGACGTAGGCCGATTGAGCCCAAGGCAGAACCTCAGGAGTTTGTACTGGTGGATTTGGTGTGGGACAAATGGAGAGAAGGGAAAATTCTTGAGGTTGTGGACTACAGATTGAAAGGTGAATTCGATGAGAATGAGGTTTTGATGGTATTAAAATTAGGATTAATGTGCTCAAATAACCAGCCATTGGCGCGGCCGAGCATTAGGCAAGTGGTAAGATACTTGGAAGGTGAAATTCTGATGCCTGAGGCTCCAACAGGGCAAAATGCTGATGATGGAGAATTGGGGTTCGACGAAACTGAACGTTGGAATTCTTTAGGATCAACTAATATTATCAAGTCAAGTTCATTTACATGTTTGTCTAATGCAGATGAAGATGGTAATTTTGCTTCTTTTTCTACTTCACCACTTCCACTTCTGTATAGTGGTGAAGTACCTAGATACTGA